A genomic segment from Oligoflexia bacterium encodes:
- a CDS encoding SCO family protein, translating to MKYHLFYQCFVFLICILLASSTLASNGDEANKNNHKHHTNMEMKTEDTLPEMSIFQLDSKWTNQEGKTIQLKDLSSQPTIFAMVYTSCGYACPIITSTMLDLEKKMEKIKISNVKFLLISFDPEKDTSKQLKEYAKKRKMNLNKWMLITSDNATVQELAVVLGVNYKKLQNGDIAHSNIIFLMDQSGVIKNKVVGLNKDVDSLIDSINKLNKQ from the coding sequence ATGAAGTACCATTTATTCTATCAATGTTTTGTTTTTTTGATTTGCATTTTGCTAGCGTCATCAACTTTGGCATCCAATGGAGATGAGGCGAATAAAAATAATCACAAGCATCACACCAATATGGAAATGAAAACAGAAGATACGCTTCCTGAAATGTCGATTTTCCAATTGGATTCAAAATGGACCAACCAGGAAGGAAAAACGATTCAGTTAAAAGACCTTTCATCTCAACCTACTATATTTGCAATGGTTTATACGAGTTGTGGGTATGCTTGTCCAATTATCACTTCGACAATGTTGGACCTGGAAAAGAAGATGGAAAAAATAAAAATATCTAATGTAAAATTTTTGCTAATTTCATTTGACCCAGAAAAAGATACTTCAAAACAACTCAAAGAGTATGCAAAAAAACGAAAAATGAACTTAAACAAATGGATGTTGATTACATCTGATAATGCCACCGTACAAGAATTGGCGGTAGTGCTAGGAGTAAATTACAAAAAACTACAAAATGGAGATATTGCTCACTCGAATATCATATTTTTGATGGATCAGAGCGGAGTTATTAAAAATAAAGTTGTTGGTTTAAACAAAGATGTTGATAGCCTAATTGATTCAATAAACAAGTTAAACAAACAGTAA
- a CDS encoding manganese efflux pump has protein sequence MINIFEVIIVGLVLSADSFSAALALGTRTHKASDALKFACSSGGAEALVSFLGAIAGAKVVSEFDSFDHWVSFLLLFFVATHMSVDGLKELRDVNQSDQKVKSFHSFTKIIIVSFATSLDAFAVGVSLGSSGKPLTPYIFSIGLWAFFSTMIGMKIAKFASKKIGSLFNLIGGAVLLVLAFKFLFDGIS, from the coding sequence ATGATAAATATTTTTGAAGTTATAATTGTGGGTTTAGTTCTTTCTGCGGATTCTTTTTCTGCAGCTTTGGCCTTGGGAACAAGAACTCATAAAGCTAGTGATGCTTTGAAATTCGCCTGTTCTTCTGGAGGAGCCGAAGCTTTGGTATCGTTTTTAGGGGCGATTGCAGGAGCAAAAGTAGTTTCGGAGTTCGACTCATTTGACCATTGGGTTTCATTTTTACTTCTTTTCTTTGTTGCAACACACATGAGTGTTGACGGCCTTAAAGAACTTAGAGACGTGAATCAGAGTGACCAAAAGGTTAAGTCATTTCATAGTTTCACAAAAATAATCATAGTTTCTTTTGCCACGAGTTTAGATGCTTTTGCAGTGGGGGTCAGTCTCGGATCATCAGGTAAGCCTCTAACTCCCTACATTTTTTCAATTGGGCTTTGGGCATTTTTTTCTACGATGATTGGGATGAAAATAGCTAAGTTTGCATCAAAGAAAATTGGTTCACTTTTCAATTTGATTGGTGGAGCCGTACTATTGGTATTGGCTTTTAAATTTCTTTTTGATGGAATTTCTTAG
- a CDS encoding formylglycine-generating enzyme family protein gives MFLTWTDSLKAELVKEMIRVPEGQWVPFVKENNGQKPIYIKSFFVDPYPVTNQEFLEFVKKHSKWQKNEVSKLFADENYLKHWERPLKIGKDVSKNSPVSNVSWFAAQAFCKSKEKTLPNTDQWEYMAQIEEKKSQKAKEALRARILEWYSKPTQSHLPNVGSTSKNSLGIHDLFGLVWEWTFDFNTVLVTGESREDSSLNRGLFCGSGSLSSQDKENYPAFMRYALRSSLQGRSCVKNLGFRCVKTIGEKL, from the coding sequence ATGTTTTTAACTTGGACAGACTCTTTAAAGGCTGAGTTAGTAAAAGAAATGATTCGTGTTCCGGAAGGTCAGTGGGTTCCATTCGTTAAAGAGAATAATGGACAGAAACCAATTTATATCAAATCGTTTTTTGTAGACCCATATCCAGTAACGAATCAAGAATTTCTCGAGTTTGTAAAAAAACATTCAAAGTGGCAGAAGAACGAAGTGTCTAAGCTTTTTGCAGATGAAAATTACTTGAAACATTGGGAGAGGCCTTTGAAAATCGGAAAAGATGTTTCCAAGAATTCGCCAGTAAGCAATGTTTCTTGGTTTGCAGCGCAAGCTTTTTGCAAATCTAAAGAAAAAACCTTACCCAATACAGATCAATGGGAATATATGGCTCAGATTGAAGAAAAGAAGAGTCAAAAAGCAAAAGAGGCTTTGCGAGCACGGATTTTAGAATGGTACTCTAAGCCAACCCAAAGCCATTTGCCCAACGTAGGCTCAACGTCAAAAAATTCCCTTGGGATACATGATTTATTTGGTTTGGTCTGGGAATGGACTTTTGATTTCAATACAGTACTTGTTACAGGAGAATCTCGAGAAGATTCGTCTTTGAATCGAGGTTTGTTTTGTGGAAGTGGATCTTTAAGCAGCCAAGATAAAGAAAATTATCCTGCCTTTATGCGTTATGCATTGAGGAGCAGTTTACAAGGTCGTTCTTGTGTAAAAAATTTAGGATTTCGATGTGTTAAAACGATTGGAGAAAAGCTATGA